The Archocentrus centrarchus isolate MPI-CPG fArcCen1 chromosome 12, fArcCen1, whole genome shotgun sequence nucleotide sequence TTTGTGGAATTGTTATTTGTGAAAATGAGATTAAACAATCAGAGAGGTTCGTGTCTCCTTGCTTTCATGACTTCAGTGTGCCAAAAAGCTTTAGTGTTTACTTGGGGTCTCGTGGTTTTTCCTAAATACACTCTTAAATATGCAGTTTAAGCTTTTGCCTCTAATAAGAGTCAGTTTTGATGATGTAGCATAAAATCTGCctaacaaaatgaaacacaagtTCATAGTAAAATCATTTGTTTCCTGCTACAACTGTCAGTTTGTACAGATTACATCACAAATACACAGAAGCTGCAGTtatacttgtttttttctaaggTTTACCTGATCATTTTCCACGACACGGGCAGATACCAAGAAGAAGAGCGATCACACGATATCAAATATAAGCAGTGTGAATTCACTGGAACATAATTTCCAGAATCATAAAAACAATCTTAAGGGAAAATTCAGAGCTTGTTTTTTACATAGCCCTATCATGTTGTTTGGGTTCTTTGACAGTAGAGCTAAATGAGCTAATGCTTCAATCAAGAGAATATTGTGGTgggcattttctctttttctagtATTTCAATATAGCTAACATATTTCTAATATATTAAAGGATAACAGTGAAGAAAGCGATGCCAAATTAATTTAGATTGAAAATAAGAGTTTCACTTTACTATTAATAAAATTCAGCCGCTCTTTGTCTCCCACTGATAACAGAATAAGACAAATATCAGGGTGACCTGTTTATCTACTGAAAGTTTTGTTTTACTAAAATTCACAGAGTTCCAAAGAAACCTGGGACAAGACCAGGCAGGCAGATATGCCAAACACAACAAGTAAAAACAGTTTTAGGGTGTGTTCTTCAAGACTGAAGATTTTAACATTTAAGACCCTGCAGGCTTTAaggaagctaaaaacaaaaagagagagagctgcaGACGAGGCTTCAACGCTGTTATTGTCACTTCTTGTtattctctgctgtgtttctgcttcAATAAACACCTCAGGTAAGCACTCTGTTATCTGCGTATGAAATATTCTTATACAGAAAATTAATAAGCTTATATTCCCTGTTGTTTGTTTGGTGTCTGCtgctttgtattttaaagtcagtGGTTTCCTTTTTTACAACCCCATTTCCAAAAATttaatgctgtgtaaaatgtgaaaaacaccttaattttatttaatttcgtACTTATTTGGGTCCATAATAGCCACAATCAATTGTTTTTATTAACCAACTCCATAGTTTTTAAAATATAGCCCTCTACCAAATGGTCGAGGTGTCCTTTCATAGTTAAAGTACTGAAATtcataaaaatggcaaaaacaggaaaaacacttTTTGGAGCATTGGGTTGTCTTTATTTATGGCAGTATGCTAGAAAATATCACCTTTTTTCACTTCagccaaaactgcaaaaacaagaaacatttcatttttttttaaatcttgaccTCATCCATGCTGAGGTGCAACAGCATAATATATCTTCTTCTATTTCTACATGCTGCACTCTAGAACATTATCAGAAACTGAAAAATTGTGCAGTGTACAGGGAAGAAAATGCacttctgactttttttttatctcaataTACCTCATCTATGTGATCTATGTGGTGGTGGTACATCAGTACAAATGCTTTTGGAACATTAAGTCCACTGCATTTTTGGTGGTATGCAACAAAGCATTCCTGGTTTCCATTCAGGGGATGTACACTTGGGAATGCTTGGGATATAGTGTTTCTTTTGAGGCAGAGGAAAGGATAATGATGGTCAGCCAACTTTGCCTGCTGGTGTGTTGATTTGGTTCAAACTGAGGGCCACTGCTAAGCGGAACCTTTTGAGAGATACTTGTTTCTGTCACGGATGATGCCAGATGAGCTGGCTCAGCAGGATTTAAAGCCCCTTGTCTTGTTCACTTGTCTGGCTTGTTGGCAATATACTGATGAAGAGTTCCAGCCCTTGTGCCTTTATATTCCATTATGATCCCATCCACACTGTGCTTATAAGTGGATGGTATTAGGAGACACTGCTGATGAAGCATCTGAAAGAGGGGAGGGATTTTATAAAATTTGTCTGTACTCTCACTGAAATCAATAAACTGATGTAACTGCTGGAATTTCTTCTTTggcaagattaaaaaaaaaatgcaatgaaaaaaaactgatatgTGTTTATTAAGTATTTTaggatattttacatttttactctCAGGTCCCCTCAAATACTGACTGTAAGATCACTGTTTACCTCATGAAGCGTCCACacctatttactctggaggaagctgtaaaactttgtgaggAGTCCAAAACATGTTTAGGAGGTTCAGCACAGGGAGAGGTCATTGTGGATCACGGGGCATGGAGCAGTGTGGATTTTTCAATTTAAGGAAGAGAAGATTAAGACTTTTCTCAAAGTGCCAGCAGCAAGGGAAAATCTGGGGGGACGAAGACCTTTTATAGAAGTAGTGATGGTGAGATGTCGCTTCATGAAATATTGAAGCTTTCCATGCACTCATGGACTGAAGCTTTACAGTGTTTCATTTGCTCTACTCTGCCATCAAGTGGacaataaaagtaaaacaggCAGTGATTACAATGACAGCATGGCTTTGGCATGTAAAGCACTGAAcagaataaatacatgaatgttTGTATTTCCAGTACATCAATTCTGAACTTATTACTTATTACTGTTCCAACATGTATTCACATCTTAGATCAGCTTCAATGATGGCTGGCCTGTTTGTGTCAGCCTCTCCTATAAAATTAGTGTCACTGGATGAGCAACTTAAGCAAAACGACAGAGGTGCTAGCATCCATAAAATGACATGTCACAGCTAGATATGCATCAGTGCTGAAACAGGTCCACATATCTAATGTTAAACTAACTGCAGACACAATGACTTTGGCCTTTCCCCTTGGATTCTTTATATCTGTCCTTCACCACAGCTGTCAAAGCTTAAGGAAAGAAGAGAACACTCTTGGAATGGCAAATATGGGGAAATGGGGGAAAATGATTCATGTGGTCACATGTGCACCTGCCTTGTGGGTAGAACATCAGTAGGGTTCAAAGCTTTAAGAAGCTTTCTGAACCTTGCACAATAGTGAAGGGTTGGGTCTCCTCAGTCACCACATTGACCACGGCCGCATCCTTCTCCCCGATGACCAAAAAAGGCAGTATTCAACTGCAGATGTCATGAGTcccatttaaaatataaatggaTGTGCCATGTAATTCTATGTTAGTGCTGTATTGTTGTGCCGTAACGTAGATTACCTGAGCTTGGTCCACCTTGGTTggtgtccttttttttcatccagGGCTCCATAATGCCTCAGCATAGATGAGGTGTTATTGTTGAATCCAAGATCTTATGAACACAACAGACACTTCACCGTgtagaaaaactgaaatttgaAGAAAGAAATTAGAATCTCAACTGGCACCAGGGAAACTTACCATGCTCAGTGTGACTCTAAATTGAGGGCACCCTTAGTTTAACTGGtagatgtttttcattttaattctgttttgtttgtttggctcAATAAAAGCCATTTAGAACCGTTAGAAGGTTTCTGTTGTGATCTATTTGTTAACAATTAAATGTTGACAGGTAGTACTGTaagtgtgtcctaattatttaAGAGTTgttattgtaaaataaaatgccatTCTCTGATGCATGTCATCAGAGAATGTATAATAAAGGCCAACtaacagtacttttctgcaatTGTAAAGCCTGATTCATTGTATTAGAATAGTGTTTGACTATATTATTAGATAATATCACTGTTATTGCACATGTAAATACcatttaagatttaaaaaaaaaatctatgaagataaacaatattttgtgaaaatttaaaaataaaacagcttttaaaaatacagaaattttcCATAATTTTATGGTGAATGATACATTTCTGGTATGTTTTGTTGTATATTTCTctccaaaatttttttttacattttttacaggggataagagaaaagagaaatgtcagaaaatgtaggctgattttttaaaaaatatataaatagttATGCACTCTATACTAAGATTAGCACCAAACCCAGTGATACTAATGTTTCAGGGAAACGCAGCAAACTCTCATATTTGAGAAGCTCAGAGAACGTTTAAATTTTTTCTCTGAAAAAGTTTAAACGATTGTTGAGTTGATGTTCTGTCTGATGGCTAATCAGAAATTCAAACCGAaatatgcattttcttttaaaatatatttgagaTGAAGTTCCAGGGTCCATCACATTTGTGGACCCTGAAAAGTCGGACGGAGTTGTGGATAGCGCAGCATCAGAAACACTGGAGACGAACCAAACTCAATAACAATCTCAGTTATTGAGTTTTGTGTGATTGAttagacaaaagaagaagatgaaacTTCAGTTTACACCTTTCCGTGTCTTGTTTTGCTCTCCTGAAATCCAGATTTTCACCAGTTTTTCCATTTCCACAAAGATGGAAACTGGgaatatttgatatgtttttagGACTTTTTGAGTCAAACTGATTTAGAGCTTTCACTGTTTTTGATCTGTAAACTTTCAGAAAATGATACAAAATTACCATAGTAGTTTTATATCCTCATTGATATTAAGATAACTGAATAATAATCAAGGCACAAAAACCAATATTCACACTGGAAACCTGACAGCCATAAATTGcctgcatttattttcatttattagatCTGTTGATTCATAACTGATGCTTTCCTTTCTGTTAATTGCGAATTTGACCATTAATTTCAGCTGTAAAGCTTCTGTTGCTGTATCTTGGTTCAaactgacaatttttttttctcttttcaggcACTCCAGATAACTATGGCAGATGGAGCATCTGGGGCAGCTTTGTCTTATAATGAAGGACTTTCGGAGCAGgcactgatgtttctaaacGGCCCCGTGTCCACCATCCTTTTACCTTCCTTCTACACACTGGTCTGCTCCATCAGCGTGCCCATTAACATTTATGCTCTGCTGGTCTTTGCTCGGAGGATCCGTCCTAAGAAGCCAGCAGCAATCTATATGGTGAACCTGGCCTTTGCCGATCTGCTCTTTGCACTGATGCTCCCCTTCAAGATCTCCTACCACTTTGAAGGCAACAACTGGAAATTTGGCTGGTTCATGTGCCGTGTGGTCACTGCTGCCTTTTACTGGaacatgtattgttctgttCTTCTCATAGCTTGCATCAGTGTGGACCGGCTCCTTGCTATAGTTTATCCCATTAACTCTCTGGCTTGGAGGAGTCCAAGGAACACAATCATAGCCTGTGTAACCATGTGGGTATTATCCTTTGCTGGCTCAGTGCCCCTCATCACCTTTGACCAGACTTTTCACCTCAGTGAGCTGAACATCACCACCTGTCATGATGTTCACTTCTTAGAAAAGATGACTTTTCTAAAGGTCTACTTCCTCACCCTCTGCTGCGTCCTCTTCTTCCTGCCTCTGCTCATCACAGTCGTGTCCTACATTCAAATCATCTGGACACTGAGCAGAGTCCAACATGACACTCCAGCAACATCACGCAGGAGAACAAGAGCAGTGTTGATGGCTTTGATTGTGCTGGTGATATTTGTGCTGTGCTTCATGCCCACAAACTGTCTACTGTTTGCACACTACCTGCAATTTAACGAGGGACTCAAAAAGAGCCGGGAGGCACCTGATGGCTCCTACACACTCTATCTGGTGTTCCTGTGTTTGGGAAGTCTGAACTGCCTCCTGGATCCCCTGCTCTACTACTTTGGATCATCTCAATGCCAGAAATGACTGTCCAATATGCTGAAGTGTCATAAGGCTACAAAGAGCAATAAAATCAGTCGTTTACTATCTGATTCATGGAGATTTAGCAAAAATTCAACGTTGAAATCCAGTCGTACACAAACATCCAGAGTGGATTCTTTCCAAGCAAAGCTCAGCAGCCAAAGTAAGTAACTACTGTTCTTACTGAGTGTCACACtgagcattttaacattttaaccgATTCTTAActgttattttaaagttctccctgagcctggttctgctgaaggtttcttcctgttaaaagggagtttttccttccttgtCAACCAGAAAAGGGTTCAAACAGACATGAAAACAtctaattcattatttattttcaaaaagcaAATCCTAAATTTTACATAGTTATGTGATTGAATGaatgtattttttgtgtgtgtgtgtgtgtgtattttcttttatatataaaaagtaaCTTGTAAATGGATGTAAAATTTGATTTAGGCAAATAAACTTTTGCTTCTGTCTGTTTTGATCTCACTTACTAATTGTTAGATGTGCATTTATGGTggaacatttgtttttgtgtgaccgaaaccaaaataaagtgaactgaactgagccaagtacttgctcatagagggttgtctaattgtactgtctttacctcacagtataaagcaccttgaggcaattattgttgtgatttggtgaaatataaataaaactgaattaaaaactgCCTAATCAGATTCACAAGAGGTCGTCACACATGTGTAGTGAAGGGAGaagtgtaaataagctgcacactagacataccataaatataacaatttaaatagatATATAGCATCAAGTTGCATATTGCAGCAATAGTCTTCATAACAAGgtgaaagtgttgaaataactctgtacaggagacagaaataagactgcatagtaGAGAGACAATAAAATCACATGCTgatgatttactggaaaagaatgtgtgttttggtctgatgttttgtgtctacaggacccggatgaggccgttaacaggcgacagtgaagggcacagaagaaggaactgataagctgctacatgcttgcatatttcaataactgtgtaactgtgtcaagtctgtgtataaaagttgaactaagatagagagcggtgtcagacttgtgtgaagctgcactgactgcatcagACAGCTCcgacaattctgaaccagattaatctgtaaactgtttgaaatggctttattggactccttattctgatTGTCttatgtcattcctgttcgatgaaacgaacacgcagaaacctaaaggcttaagcagcagcacacacacacacttgtttaaATTCCTTCAGTAGCTATCTGCTGCGGTGAACCCTTGtaacaagggagcagctgaaagtccctttgtgtgtgaaacagagcaaaaaaaaatagagaattATTGCCCTTGCAATTGCTCATTTGTCTTATTTGTACAATTAGCAATCCGAAACCTGAAGACATTAGAGACTACGATAATATAAAGCATAGATGCCAAACTGAAAGCACCACACTGTGAAGAACCAGACATGTATAGTTTATTGACATGCCAAAAGTTCAGAACATAAAGGATAACTCTGGAttacaaaacagcaacaatgtAATAATTTGTCTAGACATCATACTTAGTAAAGTGCAACAGATTTTGGTGGTGGCAGGGGGCGGGGGGATGGTAATAATTTTAATTGTTCTTATCCttgaaaaatatacatatattccttttgttgctttgttctgactctatttttttttctttttttttttttgcctttttatttgtaattaatgtagggtctttaccttacaatataaagtaccttgaggcgactgcttgtTGAGATTTGGCtcgatataaataaaactgaatttgtcTTTATGGACACCCGTGTTGCTGCCTATATATGTCAGGTGGAATAGCTGACTTTGATTGCCATGTCCACAGGGAGTGCACATAGAATTTAgtaaatttgaaattttatatatatatataaaaaatgtgaaatgtttaTATTTACCATGGTAAAACAAATGGTAAAACCATGGTTACTGCAGAAAAACCATAGttaaccatagtggattttcgtAAGGGAGTGTGTATCTGTATTGTCTATATTGCATTTGTGTTCTACATATtccatgaaaatgttttttcaccaAATACTGAATGACTCTGGAAAGCAACATGAAAACACCCCTTTAAAAGTTGAGACATCCTTCTGCAGTGTGTGTACTGAGATTCATTTTCGGATCAATCAAGAGGACGGAAGAgacaatgaaaaagaaaagcgtGAAATGCGACCCCGTTTATATGAGAACGTTTTCAGGTGAAAACGATAAACCTCTGTTGCGTTTGGGCTGCGACAAAATGGCTCAATTTTTTTGAAATGCTCCGATCTCCGGCTAATCAGGCAAAACAAAGTTTCTATAGCGGGAGCTACTGGCACATGTGCACCATGGTTGGGACTCCCGGGTTTTTTCAGCAAATGCGCAAGCAGGTTGACGACAATAACTACGGCGCATGCGCATGTTGTTGGATTACAAAACACTCACCTGAACTTGCAGCCTGGCATGGAAACGACTGCACTTTCAGCGTCTCCTCCGGttctgaaaacataaaacactttaGGCAGCTGCAATGTCTGCGTTGTGTTGTGTGAGTAACAGCTGCGCTACACAACAAATCTCAGTAAGCTTCTAAAACGCTTAGAAATacatataaacataaataataaagagcACAGTATTGTGATCATATAGTAACAATTTCCTTATTAACAAAATTCTGCTAAAGGAGAGCCTCTCTCCCACCCACCAGTGGCAATTTTAGATTTTCTTCCCCTTATAACAGCAATGATTAAACAGTGTACATGAACATAAACAACTACATTACTGTAAGTGCGAAAAGAATTATTGATTAGCAGAATAAATACACATGACAAAGCAGGGCGCCCACCTGTTTAAACAAAAATCAGTTCAGTACAGCAGCTTCATTCCACGGAGCTCCTACATGCGCACTTttgagaggagaagagagggaaCAGCAGACCTCATGAGAAACTACCCGCAGCCCACCTTAAGATCAGGAAATCATCATGTTATAATAAAGGGCCGTGCTcgagagaaaaacaacagttcaCGCTAAATGAACGACATTATAAGACCATCTCTGTGAGTGTAACAAGTAAagcttgaaatatttattatcaCTTTTACTGCGTGTTTGTGTAGCATTACCTCTACCTCCTCAGCCGACTGAGGCGAGTAGAGCCAAACCGCAGGAAgtcacacacagaaaataaatctaTCCATTTCCTTCAGCTTTTCTTATGCATgaaaaatgatgacaaaaacaaataacatcAGAGGATGGATTTTTggtgaaatttaaataaatatatatttttaattcacCTGTCGCACAAACACAAGACTACCACGGGCTGCGGGTGAGTCTCCGCAGATTACGCACGGTCACCTGACTGCGTGACATCAGGCAGGTATGAGAACCTGTGGGAGGGAACAGCGCTCGCAGTTAAAACACCAAGCACAAGGCGGAAGGATCGCGCCcactcttctcttcttttctaaACTTTGTTTTGGCAGTCATGACTCGGACTATGGGATGGATTCGTCTGTGTctgattttgtgttttgcacATACTTGCCTGACAATGCACCCAGGTAAGCCTGTTgattcagctgtttttgtttgaacTGTCACAATTGGCAACATATTCACTTTGGACAATAtaagatatttattttattttatttttttaagtacttGAGGCTTAAGCCAGTAGGCGGGGTGTTTGATATTCTAGtctgtgatatatatatatatgaaaaggaACGGCTAATGTTTAAGGGCTGTTGTAATGAAGGCAGATGACTCATAAACCTGTCCGGTACAAACAGGTCAAAGTGCCCACACCTGATTGAATTGAGAGTGACATTTGTTCCTGTGTGGGCTGTGAACCTGTTGTACTTCTGcttttcatatattttcatacTGTGACTTCACAGAAACCAGAGGCTTCACTGGTAATGAGACCAGCGAAGGGGTTTATATCAACCCCAGAGATCAAGAAATCCTGAGCAGCCGTCTCACAACCGTCTTTCTCCCAGTCATCTACATCATTGTGTTTTTGGTGGGTCTCCCCACCAATGCCTTGGCAATCTGGGTCTTCCTCTTCAGGACCAAGAAAAAACACCCGTCTTCTATCTACATGGCCAACCTGGCTCTGGCTGACCTGCTGTTTGTCATCTGGCTCCCCTTAAAAATAGCCTACCACTTCAACGGCAACAACTGGATCTATGGAGATGGATTATGCAAAGTGCTTGTAGCATTTTTCTATGGCAACATGTATTGCTCAGTTGCCTTTATTGCTTGTATAAGTGTTCAGCGTTATTGGGCAGTGGTTCATCCACTGTCTCAGCAGCAGAGGAGCAACTGTGTAGCTGTTTCTGTCTCAATCACTGTCTGGGTGGTGGTCTGGCTCACCAGCATCCCTCTGTATCTGTATGATCAAGAAGTTCGTGTAGCAGGCCTCAAAATCCTGACCTGCCATGACGTCACCAGGCCCTCTCAGAAGCAGATTGCAGCAGGCTACTTCCTTACAATGGGAACGCTGGGATTTATCGTCCCCACAGTTGTGTGCATCATATCATATGTTCTCATGCTGAAGGCTCTCAAGAACAGCATGACGGATCCTACCATTGCCAAGAGGCGCAAAAAGGCTGTGGTCCTGATCGTCACAGTGCTGATCATGTTTTTACTGTGCTTCGCCCCCAGTAATATCATGCTGCTGGTGCACTACAGCCTCCTGCTGAAAGGGGCTAACAACAACTTGTACGGGTTTTACATCACAACCCTGTGCTTGTCCAGTCTCAACAGCTGTTTTGACCCTTTTGTTTACTACTTCATCTCTGAAGACTTCAGGGGGCACGTGAAGAACACGTTCCTCTGCAGGAGCGAGAGGACAGTGGAGAGGATGAGGGTCTCCTTCAGCGCTTTGAAGTTCTCCAAAAAGAGCAACACGTATACGTCTGAGTCGGGGAACACGCGGAGCACTGACTGTTAGCGGAGCGAGAACTTCCTGGTTTGTTACATCTGAAGAAGTCAGCCTGACCTCCTGAAAGTTTTGTGTTGCTCAAGTTACtgattttggacatttttaagtacattttgttttaatatatataaaatatatttaatgctGTCTTTATTTGATTTATCTGGGATGTGAACAgtttttttgaaatgtgtttaaatgtgtgctGTAATTTTATTGACAGGAACTCTCTGAGACTTTGCTTATAAATGAGCCATATTAAGCATATATTGCACAATatgatgtcatgttttttttaaaacccacaaaaaaactttttttacttaattttcAAGGTTTTCAATAAAAGCAACATCTCAGTTAACTGTGCTGTCCTGCATTAACTTCCTAGGTTTTACCCATCAGCTCACTATTGCAAACCAAAGTGACTTTGTAGATTTGGGCAAAATTGTAATCATTTCAATTGGTTGATGTATTCAGATTTAAGTCACACTAAttcaaataataatttgatAATTATGAATTATATTACTACCACTGGTTTCCCAGTAATGTTTGTGACTGCTTGTGAAACAAGTACCTGGGTGCATAAATGCCACTGCATGTCTTTAAGTGTTAGTCACTGAGCTCTGATGAAACCCTTTTGTTTGGTATTTCCTCTGACTGTATCATGTGGTACACCGATGGAAATGTCAAGCTTCGTGTTCCTTATTTTCAAACTCGATTGGTTTGGTGTCTTCCGCTGTTCTGTGCATCCTCATTTATTTTGAACATGAAACGTTGGGTCTCCTTGTTTTAATGACCTAGAGCTTATCAAATTATGATTATGTTTTGCCTTTAATAAGAGTCAGTTTTCCTGAAGTAGCCCAAAAGCTGCCTTACAAAAGGAACCACAAGATTAtactaaaattttttttttccccttccgaTTCCTGTCACAAATGTCTACGACCTCAGACTGTACAGAATGTCACAAAGCATTCCTGCCACGCCCTGAATCTTCTCACTTAAATGTGAAACTGTTACTGAACTCTGACTATCAACAGAAACTCTGTAAAAACATTTCCGCTGTGGCTGTAAGAGAGTCATCATCCATCAGTGAAGCTGAGGCTGGATCAGATAAGAAATGGTTGAAGTCCAGTTGAGTCTCATGAAGCATTTTTACCCAGTAATGACagaaataatgaataataatgaaattctctccctgtgtgtctgtgtatgtgtgtgactgcTGACTTGAGGGTGGATCCAGTCAGTGAGCTGTGTCAGATCTGTTCCTCCAGTTTCTCTCTCCTACATTTTGTTCCTGTCAAGTTCCAGCTGAATGACTGGATTTAAAAATCATCTTATGAAAATTCAGTCTAAATGAGCGGTCTAAATAATGACAGCGgacattataaaataaaatttgatatTCAAACTTTTCTTCTGATTATGATGCTAGAGTGGCCCAAACTGACTGAAATGACTCTTCCCTCCTGATTGTTAAGATAAACATCACGCTCAGCATTTGCTCGTGGTCGTGGGTTCGGTTCCTTGTTTATCCGTTGTTGTCACGGTGCTCTCGGTGACGGCTTTCCTACTCCGGGTAAAACACGAAGTGCAGATTGAGGCTTGATAACATTGTGGGCGTGTCCTCTCGTTACTGACGCTGAAATAAGAGTTTCTActtcactataaataaaatccaGCAGCCGCGTGTTTACCACTGACAACAGAATAAGATGGATATCAAGGTGCTTCAGAAATAATTCATAATGTGTCTTAATTTATGAGACACATTAATTTATGAGGCCCGTTTATTTATTGCGAGTTTTGTTCTCACGGAGTTCCGTAGAAACCTGAAACTGGAAATGTACCTGAGAGTCATGACGCAGCGTACGAACAGGTAATCTCGGGGTGTGGCTTTCAAGGTTGGAGAAGTTACTGGGCTGTTAGAACGCTGAGAAAGAGACATTATATCGAGAGAAGTCGGACGCTGAGAAGGAGAGAAGCAACACAGACATGGCTTTAACACGGACATTGTTGTTTCTGGCTATTTTCTGCTGCGCTTCTGCCTCAACAGGCATTAAAGGTAagctcaaaaacactgttttCTCAACCTGCTGGATCGTTTTTATACCGAGCTCGGCTCCCGAAACATTATTTAGAGAGTTTATCGTATAGTTAAAcggttgtttgtgtttttcgtATCTTAAACTCGCTGTTTTACACATGCCAGCGTTATAGAGCAGATTATTTTAAGGGCGGTGTTTTTAACCTTGGATTGAGATCAGTTCACAAAAGAGTGGAATGTCAGGAAACACACGAAGAAACTGGGACCGGCTCATTTTCACGGTATTATTAAGAGGTTGTTGTAAGTTTTCCCTGTAGataagtttttatatttatcatgTATACTTTAGGCTATAAAGTGTCAGAGTAATCGCTCATGTACATAACAGTACCAAACCCAAAGCGAGATCGTTTTTAGGGAAAAGCAGCAAACTCTC carries:
- the LOC115788955 gene encoding proteinase-activated receptor 1-like, whose protein sequence is MADGASGAALSYNEGLSEQALMFLNGPVSTILLPSFYTLVCSISVPINIYALLVFARRIRPKKPAAIYMVNLAFADLLFALMLPFKISYHFEGNNWKFGWFMCRVVTAAFYWNMYCSVLLIACISVDRLLAIVYPINSLAWRSPRNTIIACVTMWVLSFAGSVPLITFDQTFHLSELNITTCHDVHFLEKMTFLKVYFLTLCCVLFFLPLLITVVSYIQIIWTLSRVQHDTPATSRRRTRAVLMALIVLVIFVLCFMPTNCLLFAHYLQFNEGLKKSREAPDGSYTLYLVFLCLGSLNCLLDPLLYYFGSSQCQK
- the f2rl1.1 gene encoding proteinase-activated receptor 2: MTRTMGWIRLCLILCFAHTCLTMHPETRGFTGNETSEGVYINPRDQEILSSRLTTVFLPVIYIIVFLVGLPTNALAIWVFLFRTKKKHPSSIYMANLALADLLFVIWLPLKIAYHFNGNNWIYGDGLCKVLVAFFYGNMYCSVAFIACISVQRYWAVVHPLSQQQRSNCVAVSVSITVWVVVWLTSIPLYLYDQEVRVAGLKILTCHDVTRPSQKQIAAGYFLTMGTLGFIVPTVVCIISYVLMLKALKNSMTDPTIAKRRKKAVVLIVTVLIMFLLCFAPSNIMLLVHYSLLLKGANNNLYGFYITTLCLSSLNSCFDPFVYYFISEDFRGHVKNTFLCRSERTVERMRVSFSALKFSKKSNTYTSESGNTRSTDC